A stretch of the Enoplosus armatus isolate fEnoArm2 chromosome 13, fEnoArm2.hap1, whole genome shotgun sequence genome encodes the following:
- the LOC139295399 gene encoding clathrin interactor 1-like, with the protein MLNMWKVRELVDKATNVVMNYSEIESKVREATNDDPWGPSGQLMGEIAKSTFMYEQFPEVMNMLWTRMLKDNKKNWRRVYKALLLLAYLIRNGSERVVTSAREHIYDLRSLENYHFIDENGKDQGINVRQKVKEMVEFVQDDDRLREERKKAKKNKDKYIGVSSDSMGGGGGGGGGGGGSIKNANELDRSKWDEDWDKSRGAFPFSEKLGEISDKIGSTIDDTLNKFRKKERDDSPDRISDNEEDRTSRNGRQETVEFKDEEETVTTKSIQITQATETTTTTTRKRSGATSSKTLDLGAAAHYTGDNSPEEKSTVRQSSSGGLADLLVIDPSSNQSTGGSSDLIGGFADFSSPAASASLPASSAAASSNGNGEFGDWNAFSANPPASSSSGPSQPVTDLFGSVQSPTAPASNPALVPPSAELFDLMGGVNHQLTNPHTTLSASQSMTFSLGGATPGASVAMPTMPLSRSQQSLGGMTSQQPIGQQQKVGVGGQGSLGSTWSDPSVNISLDFLSAGLNPTKTQPTLNNIIQQQGVPPVNLLAQNFGGLNLSSPPHVTPIRPPANPMMAGNAMTMGMPPSMTTGTVGIGGVPINQGMMGMNMSMNMGMAAPVMMSGMAGMGVPGVGMGLTHSITPAIVPPKQDAFANFGSFGK; encoded by the exons CACCAATGTGGTGATGAACTACTCAGAGATCGAGTCCAAGGTGAGAGAGGCCACCAATGACGATCCCTGGGGACCCTCCGGACAGCTGATGGGAGAAATAGCCAA ATCTACCTTTATGTATGAGCAGTTTCCAGAGGTGATGAACATGCTGTGGACAAGGATGCTGAAAGACAACAAGAAGAACTGGAGACGAGTCTACAAG GCTTTACTGCTGCTGGCCTATCTGATCAGGAATGGGTCCGAACGAGTCGTCACCAGTGCCAGAGAACACATCTACGACCTGCGATCTCTAGAAAACTACCACTTCATTG ATGAGAATGGAAAGGATCAGGGCATCAATGTGCGTCAGAAGGTGAAGGAGATGGTGGAATTCGTCCAGGACgatgacagactgagagaggagaggaagaaagccaAGAAGAACAAAGATAAATACATTGGAGTCTCCTCTGACAgtatgggaggaggaggaggaggaggaggaggaggaggaggaagcattAAGAATG CTAATGAGTTGGACCGCAGTAAGTGGGATGAGGACTGGGATAAGAGCAGAGGAGCTTTCCCCTTTAGTGAGAAGCTCGGAGAGATCAGTGACAAGATAGGAAGCACCATCGACGACACACTCAACAAGTTCAGAAAGAAGGAACGAGACGACTCACCCGACAGAATCAG TGACAACGAGGAGGACCGAACATCGAGAAACGGAAGGCAGGAAACTGTTGAGttcaaagatgaggaggaaacaGTCACAACGAAGAGCATCCAGATCACACAAGCAACAGAaaccacaacaaccaccacaCGGAAACGCAGCGGAGCAACAAGCAGCAAGACTCTGGACCTGGGTGCTGCAGCCCACTACACTGGAGACAACAGCCCAGAGGAGAAG TCAACAGTCAGGCAGTCTTCCAGTGGCGGTCTTGCTGACCTGCTAGTGATTGACCCTTCATCCAATCAGAGCACAG GTGGCAGTTCAGACCTCATTGGTGGCTTTGCCgacttctcctctcctgctgcctctgccaGCCTCCCAGCCTCCTCTG CTGCTGCATCATCCAATGGAAATGGAGAATTTGGAGACTGGAATGCCTTCTCGGCCAATCCACCTGCTTCATCTAGTTCTGGTCCCTCCCAGCCCGTCACTGACCTGTTTGGCAGCGTCCAGTCACCAACAGCCCCGGCTTCTAATCCCGCCCTCGTCCCACCTTCTGCCGAGCTCTTTGACCTGATGGGTGGAGTCAACCATCAACTAACTAATCCACATACAACACTGAGCGCCTCTCAGAGCATGACTTTCTCTCTGGGAGGGGCGACGCCTGGAGCATCTGTTGCTATGCCCACCATGCCCCTTTCTCGCTCTCAACAG aGCTTGGGAGGCATGACATCTCAGCAGCCTATAGGACAACAGCAGAAGGTTGGTGTTGGGGGTCAAGGATCGTTAGGGTCGACCTGGTCTGACCCCTCCGTCAACATCAGCCTGGACTTCCTATCAGCAGGCCTCAATCCCACTAAGACACAGCCCACACTCAACAACATCATCCAGcaacaag GAGTGCCTCCCGTCAACCTGTTGGCCCAGAACTTTGGAGGACTGAACCTCAGCTCCCCACCCCACGTGACACCCATTAGACCACCAGCCAATCCCATGATGGCAGGCAATGCCATGACGATGGGCATGCCCCCCTCAATGACCACGGGTACCGTGGGGATAGGGGGTGTTCCCATAAACCAAGGCATGATGGGAATGAACATGAGCATGAATATGGGCATGGCCGCTCCAGTGATGATGAGTGGTATGGCTGGCATGGGAGTGCCAGGAGTAGGGATGGGCCTCACGCACTCCATCACCCCAGCCATTGTTCCACCCAAACAAGATGCCTTCGCTAACTTTGGCAGTTTTGGGAAATGA